Genomic window (Spirochaetota bacterium):
GGGTTTGATGATGTGTTACTCAGCCTGAGATTACAGTAATGTCATCCCCTCTGGGGATTGATGTGGTGGTTGTATATCGCTGTTACAGTAATGTCCCCCCTCCGGGGTTTGGCGAGGTGGTTGTATGGCGCTGTTACAGTAATGCCACCCACTCCGTGGGTTGGATAGTGTGGTACTCAGCTGGGAGTTACAATAATGTCATCCCCTCCGTAGGTTTGATGATGTGTTACTCAGTTGGGTGTTTACAGTAATATCATCCCCTCCGGGGATTGGTGGGTAGTAATGTTGGGGTTTAGTGCAGTAATGTTACCAATACTGGAGGTTAGTGGGAGTGTTGTTATGAAAGGAAAATAATTTCACATACACCGCATTGCTATATATTGTAAGCTGTGTTGATTACTTCAAAAAACATAGGGATAGGGAAATATATAAATAGTAAAATGTATAATAGAGCAGTAGTTTGATAACGCATAATATTTTGAAGAATGAGCGACTGTGGTGAAAGTACCATGAAAAATGGAGTTATTAGGGCAATCATAAAAAATAATATCAAAAGAGGGAAATTAAGCTTGAAAACGCACGTATGAAAAAATACACATCCACGAAAGTCTAAAGGATGGAAATCTTAATATGAGGTTTTACAAGAACAACTAAATATTGCACTTACAATTTGAAATTACATTTGGAATGAATCGTATACACATAAATATATTGACAATTTAATTGTTATTAAGGTATGTTATGGGCAGGATAATAGCATATGGATAAGTGGCACATAGAAAAACGCGACACGGTTAATAAACAAAGGATTTTTTCGATTGAGAAACTTTTGTGCTATCACCCAGCCAAAAAAGTTAATCATGATTTTTACATTCTCAATAATCCTGATTGGGTGAATATTGTTACTGTAGATACCAGTGGCAATTTAGTAATGGTAAAGCAGCATCGATTGGGTACTGATGAATATACCATAGAAACAGTAGCTGGTCTTATTGACCCTGGCGAAGAGCCAGCCAAATCTGCACATCGCGAATTATTGGAAGAAACAGGCTACCAGGCACAGGAAATAGTACTACTCAAAAAGCTGGCAGCCAATCCTGCTATTATGAATAATTATATCCATTTTTACTGTGCGTTGAATGCTCAAAAGGTTCAGGAACAATCATTGGATCTGGCAGAAGATATAGAAATTTTAACATTAACACCACAGCAAGTATTAGAGTATATCCAGAATGGGGTTATTAATCATTCTATTATAATCACAGCATTGCTACTTTACTTTTTGTCACCCTATTCAACAATTCCAAAAGACAAACTATTACTTTTTTGATACACTATAATGATAACTGGTAAATCAATTATAGCATCATTATTCTTATTACTGCAAAGTACTGTACCGGATTTTTCTATTACTCTTTCATATCACCCGGCACCATTTTACTATGAGGAGTGGCATATTATCATATCCAGGATTGGACAACAAGCATACATTGAGACCACAAGCCCTTTGTATGTTAGGAAAAAACGTTCAATCCCGGTGGATGAATATTCATCGCTTGTGGAAAAGATTGTTTCATCAGGAATATGGAATTGCAAAGACTGCTATTCATATGGAAATTACTATATGCTGAAGGTTACTAAGGGTAACTATCGCCACCAGTGCAAAATTGAGTATACACCAGAAAAAAACTTTTGCAACAATGTCCCTCAGATTATTCGGTTAATAATTAATACAGCCAATACTTATTTACAGTAAAAGACAGAATTACTATACTATCTAATACTGAAAAAATAAAAATTTCATTTGACAAAGATAAGCATAAAATAATAAACTTTTTTTATACTATTCAATAGCATTTACTCTCAAAAAATAAGAATAATAATCTAAAGGAGGTTATATGAAAACAAAGTATGTAATATGGTTATTACCCATAGTATTAGTATTTTCTTCTTTAACGTTTTCACAGCAAACCACACAGGAAAATGTGGTTCAGCCTGATGTCCAGAGTCCTGCTTCACCTGAAGTAAAAAAAGAAGAGATTGCAACAGCAGCACTCAAGGCTACATCATTCAGCAACGGCGTGAGCACTTTTGTAAATTCAAAGGTTAAATTTGAACTGGTTTCTAAAGACAATGTTGCAACAGATAAAATACTGTATAAACTTGATGCAGGTAATGAACTGGAATACAAAGAGCCTTTTGCTATCTATGAAGAAGGCAAACATGTAATAAGCTACTATGGTGTTGATAAAGTTGGAAATAAAGAAGACCCAAAAGCTTTCAAGGTGGTAGTTGATAACACCCCACCTGTGGTCAATGTTTCTGTATCTGCACCAGTTATAAAATCAGGTACAAAATTATATGCTTCAAAAAATTTTACTTTTGTTGTTGAAGCAAAAGATGCATTGTCAGGAGTTCAGTCAGTAGAATACAGTATAGATAAAAACAATTATCAGCCCTATCTAACACCTTTTACTATACCAGTTGAAGGGGATATAAGTTTAAGCATTAAAGCTATGGATAATGTAACCAATTATACTGAGAAATACACCATGGTTGCAAAAGATGAAAATGGCAACCCCATTAACTTAACTGATGGTAATGTATCTATATTTGTTGACAACAAAGCACCTATTGTTGAAATTAAGCCCGATAAAGAACTGCTTGATAAAAATGGCAGAAAAGTTGCAACATCTGATTACAGCTATACCATTTCAGCAAGCGATGCTGAATCAGGATTATCCTCTATTCTTTACCGATTGGATGGCAAAGGCGAATTTAAAGCATACACCGGAGCCATAAAGTTTGATACCAATGGTGAACACCTGATTGAAGCAAAAGCAGTAGATAAAGTTGGTAATGTATCACCTGTTGCTGTATTATCAGTATTTGTTGACATCATTGCACCTGACACAACCATTAAAGCTATTGAATAAATCATGACACTTTACCAGCACTGTAATAATTACTTACAGTGCTGGTAATATTATTATAATCAAATAATATTCATTATGTTTATTGAAACAACAAAATTAGATTCAATTCTTGTAGTAACCCCACACGAAGATATAATCAGAGAAAATTCTGAGGATGTGGAAAGGGCTATCTTTACCAATGTCAACAAATCAACTACTGATGTTATACTGGACTGCAAACATGTGCAGTATATTAATAGTTTTTCATTGGGCACGCTTGTTAAAATTCACCAGAAACTTGAAGAAAATTCCCGTAAATTACATTTCCTTAATGTTGCACCATCAATAAAAACATTGTTTAAAATAACACGTGTACTGGATTACTTTTCACTTATTGACTCAATGGATGATGTAAAAAATAAAAAATAGCTTTTTATAACAAAACAAATTTTTCACCATACTTGTAACTTTCAGAACAGAAGACCTGTATCCTTTTTATTTTTCTCAAAAAAATATTTATCATAATAAACTTTTGATTTATATGTATCACCAGTAATTTCATAAATAACGGCAACATTATAGAGCGATTCAACCAATCCCGTATCTAATCTGTATGCTTCTTTAAAACAATAATTTGCTTTGACATAGTTCTTTGCAAAAAAGTGTGCAAAACCCAAATAAAACCACCCACGTGCAGACGTTGCATCTAAACTTACAGCAATATTTAAATGCTTGATAGCATTATTAATATCTCCAGAATACAGACATGCTTTTCCATATCCATAATGGGCACAGTAGTAATAAGGATTGAGATTGATAGCTTTAAAAAATAAATCCTTTGCTTTTGAATATTCTTTAGCTTTTGCAAGTGCAGTTGCTTCATTGCATACTGATGAAGCAAACTGACTTTGAAGAGGAACCAAACATAATAACGCAATAAGTATTGATTTACTGAGCATTGGGGATCATTTCGCGAAGTGTGTGAAATAAAAATGTATCAATTTGTTTACTGTAAAATGTGTATAATGTAAAAACAAGCCATACAACCAGGGTAAATATGCACATAAATTTCAGCAACCGCTCTGCACCAATGTCATCTGCCTTGTAAAAGATAATTATTAATGCTAATGGCCATAAGAAAAACATATTTGCAAAAATTAGGGCACTGAATTCTTTTATAAAAGCGATAGTTACCAGATACCAGTCTTTTTCCAATTGGCTATATCCTTTTACAAGATCTTTATAAAAAAACCACACATAAAACCCAAATATAGCAGAAGTTGCAATTTTCCATAGTATTTCAATTCTGGGACGCATCCAGAGTAGCAACACTGACAACCCCCAGATTGTTGTAAATATCAATAATGAAGTGGATAGCATTGTTGTATTCATTGGGTATTATCCCTCTTTTAAAGCTAAATAGCATGCCAATTCTATGGCTTTCTTCATACTGCTATAGTCAGCACAATCTTTGCCAGCAATATCAAATGCAGTCCCATGATCAACTGAAGTCCGTATAACTGATAATCCAACAGTAATATTTACACCTTCATCAAACGCCAGCATCTTAAAAGGTATTAAACCCTGGTCATGATAATGAGCTATAACACAATCATAGTGTGCCCAGCGCTGTGGTATAAATATAGTATCGGCAGAAAATGGCCCTTCAATTATTACTCCTTGTGCTTGTGCATCCTTTACCACCTTTGCTGTTACATCTTTATCAAAATTGCCTATTGCACCATCATCTCCACAATGTGGATCAAGCCCACATAGAGCAATCTTTGGCTTTTTTTTCATTATTCTGGTTAAGCTGCTTTCACAAATCTGAATAGTATGCAGCAATACATTATAATCAATAACATCTTTTAGTTTAAAAACAGGTACATGTGTTGATACAAGCATAACATTGTATTTTCCTGAATACATGAGCATCCGTGGATTATCTTCATGTATCTGTTTTGCAATATATTCAGTGTGTCCCATAAATGGCACCCATTTTTCAATAAGGGATTTATTTACAGGGCCAGTAACAATTGCATCAATTAATCTGAGCTTCCATAATGTAATGACTGCATCAATATATGCTAAGCTTTCTTTGCCTGTAAGTTCAGTGCCACAGGAAGGTTTTGGGATTGGTGCATCACTAGGGATATTTATAAAATAAGGTTTCTGTATAACAGTATCAGGTTGTATTTGATTAAAATCCAGAATATCCCACGGAGGCATGAGATGATTATAGTATTGTTGCAGTACACCAACCCTGCATATCACCAGAGGAAGGCACGGCAGTGTTTCAAAATCACATAATGCTTTTAATGTAACTTCCGGTCCAATGCCAGCTGGATCGCCAATAGTAATAGCTACTCTGGGCTTCCTAATCTGCAAGAAACTCCTCGGGTATTATTTTATTTTTTTCATATTCGTTTTCAATCAGGTCCTTGGCCGAGATCTTAAGATCATTTGCTATAGTGCAACGTCCTTCTAATATTACACCATTCTGGATTATAAGTTCAGGTGTTTTTATATCACCTAAAATTTTTGCTGTGGGCATTAACAACACCCTGTTGGTAGCATTAATATTACCTATCACCAAACCTTCAATTATAACTGATACAGCATTAATATTGGTTTTAACTTTTCCGTTTGGACCAATATATAATTGGTCAGCCTGCAAATATTTTCCTTCAAAACGACCATCTATTCGCAATGAGCCATTAATAAGAAATTTGCCACTGAAATAAGAATTTTCACCAATAACATTATTTGCAACATCACCACCAGATTTTGCTAAAGCCATAAAAACACCTGCCCTTCATTTTTTTTCATAGCTAAATAATGAATATATTAATGTCAACATGAAAATTATATTTACTGTATGAATTGTATACATTACCGCCACCGGCAGTATGAATATATACAGTTATGAAATTTTTCAAAACTAAAACTTTGTTTTATCTGGTACTTTAATTATTTGTAAAACTTCCTGAACAAACCCTTTAAGATATCGCAAGGCTTCTTTTACTGTTAATCCCTCAAATGTTTTGTACACATCATATTTGGCATAAGTGATTTTGTCATCAGCATTCAAAACCATTGTGCCGCCAAATTCCGTATCAGCAAGTATTTTTGTTACAAAATCATTAACATCTTTAAAAAAAGAAAATAATTCCATTAAAAACAATCTGCCCTGGCGCATCCGCATAAGATTCAATTGTGAAATATGAGCGCTTGTATTTGCCTTTTCAATATCATCCACTGTCTGCTGAAATATCTTTAATGCCCGCTGGCATTCATCTAATTTTCTGTATAGAGCATCCCGTTCCAGCGAATTGGAATAATCCAACTTGGTATATTGATCAGCTATCACGCCCCATATTTTCTCTGAAAAATGCTTTAAAATTGAGGCAGCGATATTGATTTCATTATCGTCCTTGAAATTTGATATTTTTTCAATTTCAACATTTTTTAAATATTCCAGAGATTCCAGTTCCGATTTTCCGGTTGGGTTTACTATTAAATCATCTGTTAGTATTGCTTCAATAAGTTCATCAAGATCAACATCAGGATACAACTCCTGAAGTTTATCCCTCAGCGATTTCAAATCTTTTTTTACCCGCTCACGCTGTTTTGCATCAGGTGTAGTCTTTAATACACCTTCTAACGCCCGTAAAGATCTAACTATCTGTTTAGCTTTTTCTTCTCTCTCGTCCATAAGTATACATTACGTTATTTTCTACAACATTTTAAACTATAATAACAAACTTGATATTTTTTTGCAACATAAATTCCATATACATGATTAAGCTATGCGGTTATAATGAAAATTTAATCATCAAGAATACCCTGTAACTACCGATAGTATATATAAAATAAGGGAACTTCTAAAATCTGTCTTTTTGGATGTTCCCTTGTGGACACTATATATAGGATAAAATCGCTTGCATTATATGAATAATTTCAGAAGAAATCAGTTTTTTCAAGGTGCCTATAAAACACTGTGATAATACCATATATGAAATTTGTAAAAAAATATTATTTATTACATCTTTTTATATTATTATGTCTTATTTCCCTCGCATCAGGAAGTGCTTTTGCTGCTATAATACCTGTAATCAATGATCTTTCCCGAAACAATGATACTATTGCACTATTACGTAAGGATATACGCAAAACACTGTACACTATAAAAAGCAATAGATCAGTTGAAGAATTACCAGAGCTTGTTATGTATAAATATAAAGTTAAGAATAATGAAACATTCTGGGAAATAGTATCAGTTACAAATCTAGATCTTGATACGATAGTTTCTGTAAATTCGCTTTCAGCTCCATCAGATATAAAGAAAGGGCTTATTCTTTATATACCAAATATGCGAGGAATAATACATGAAAAATCTCAAAATGAAAGTTATGATGCTATTGCTCTGAGTTATCAAATACCGGTACAATATATTTTGAAAGTTAACAGAATAGTTTCAAACGAACATAAACAATATATATTTATTCCGTGCGGAACCCTTTCTGATTTAGACCGATCCCTTTTTCTAGGAACAGCTTTTGTTTCACCACTTACCGTTGGCAAACTCAGTTCTTATTTTGGCGTGCGTAAAGACCCAATTGACCATGCACACAAATTTCATGCGGGTGTGGATATTGCATGCCCCATAAACTCACCTGTATATGCATCGCGAGATGGTGTTGTTTTGTATTCCGGGTTTTTGGGCGGTTATGGAAATCTTGTGATCATAAAACACAGCAGGGACTATTTTACTTTATATGGCCATTTAAATAAAATATTAGTTCAAAAGGGGGCGATAGTTACTGCAGGGCAGCTTATTGCAAAATCAGGAAACACAGGAAGGACTACGGGCCCTCACCTCCACTTTGAAATAAGAAAAAACAGTAAGCCAATAAATCCATTATTGTTACTGCGATAAACTAATCAATTGCATCAAGCAGCGAATATACATCCGTACCGTCTTCAGGATATTCCGCCATAAGAAAAGTTACCAGTAATTGCAATTCTTTATCACTGAATTGCTGTACCATCTCATTTTTAAGTGCATTTGCAAAGGGTACTGCAAATTTCTTGTTCTTGCCAGGTAACACAATTAAAAATTTATTTCTATCAATCCTTGCAGTAAAATCACCTTCAGAAAGTCGGCTGATTATTATTGCTTCAATTTTATTCATAAGTTCCTGGGTTTTTTCCAACCCTTGAATTGTGTAATATCGTTTTAAATTTTTAATTGTAAAAAGTATTATAGTAAGAGGAATTGTTAATCGGGTAACATTAGCCAATTCTTTATCAATTCGGTTAAAAACAGGTAATATGATATCACTATAATTGACATATTGAGATTCAATCAATTGCAATGTCAGATAATGACTCAACAAAAAATCTGTCATTACTTTAAACCGTTCAAACTGAATTTCCCTTCGCTGATAATCACGCAGCCTGAAGACACAGAAAAAACCCAGCAGTTCATCAGCCACTTTAAATGGGTTGATCCAGAACAATGTCATCTTTCGTATACTACTTTCTGAAAAAACCTCTCGTATAGCCCTATTTCTGTCAAAATCTTCTAAGTCTGCAGCTGAATTGAATGATACTATATAGTCAATAAACGCTGTATCACCATGTATAGTATTTGCTGCTTCTTTAAGAAGCAGTACATCTTCCTCATCTGTCAACAATAAAGAATAACTTCCATCCTTATTATTTTTAATATACGCTGCATAGCTCAAAAAACCATTAGCCTTCATTATACTTTGAGCACTTATATTGAAATGATCTTTTTGTGGGTACTTTCGTAAACTTTGTTTATATTCATCTAAGTCGTTCCAGAATTTTCTATCGTCTACTGATTTGCGTATATCATTTTCAAGTTGTTCCATTTTATGCACTTTCTCATAGGTTATGGCAGCAAATTCACTTATCCGTTCAATAAAATCAATTTCCTCTTCACTGTAATCCCCAATTGTTATTTTATCACCCAGAACCAGAGCACCAAAGACTTTGGAATCATATCGTAAGGGAATAAATAAACGAGCATCAATTGCAATTAACTGATAATACTCATCCCTGTATTGAGTTTCCTGTTTAAACTGTTCTATATCTACAACCCCTTTTGATTGCATAAGTATATTAAAAAGGCCCTTTCGTATATCAAAATGGATATTTTTATTTTTTATTGTTATACCCCTGGAATCAGCCACAATTAAAGAATTTTCATCATCAACGCTTAATACCAGTAAAGTAGCAGATGCTGAACCAATCTGCCCCATAACTGAAAAGAGTATGGCATCATACAATTCATTCAGCGAATGAGCTTTAACTATTTCTTTACCAATTTCATATAAAACAACAAAGTCCTGAAACTTCTTATCAGGCTTTATGGAATACTCAGTGGAAAGAGATTGTTTTGTGGTATCATCTTCCTGCATAGCATGAACACTATCCTTGTTTTCTTCCGGGGATTCAATAATTCTAAAATTTGGGCTACCATTTTGCCTATTATCAAAATTTTTACCCTTAAATTCGTTTGTTTCCTGAATACTGCTTTTCTGCAATGATTCTAAATCCGGTTCATCTTCAGGCCCCAAATAATCGGGCTCACTATTCAACATAAGTTCCTGTTCTTGCATTATTACGGTATCATACTTAGTGGTATCTGTTGCAACTTTATCTTTTGCTGGAGTATTATCATCAGGTAAAATAAATAACTCATCTTCTATTGGCTCAATACTTTTCAAGTCCCCATTACTTAATTCAATAGTATTTCCATCATCCTGTAAAGCCGTAGATTCGTCATCTTTTCTGTCATTGATAAATTCAGTTTCTGCTGGTCCAATAATTGTATCTATGAGTGTTTCTTTACCTTTTTTATTTATTTCCTGTTTATATTGTAATGCTTTTTTCCAATAACCCCATACAGGCTAAACTCCTAATTCATTTAATACCTTAACGTACAAGTCAAAATATTCAGAATTGGCAAAATTCTTTATAACATCTTCTGGTAATTTATCAAACAATGAATCCAGATATTTAAGCAACCTTCGGATATTTTCTTGCTTCTCAACCGGTAATGTATCAACAAATCTATTTACATCCTCTTTGCTATCAAGAATAATGACCTGATCAGTAATATTAGTAATTTCTTCCTGTTTTGCAGGTTTTTCTTCAATAATGATATCTGATTTACTATCATCAATATCATAGAGCTTTGAAGGTTGTTGTGGCATTTGAGCCAATAATTTTGTAATATCAACCTGTGGTTTAATCTTTTTTAACCGCTCAACTATATCATCAATATTTTCTTCTATGACAACAGCTACTGGTGATTCTATATTTTCCTCAATGCTTTTCTTTTCTTTATCAGACAGGCTTTGCGGTTTTGCCTGTATATATTTAAATTGCTTTACTAGTGTGGCATCCTTTTCGGGGTGGTCTCTCCCAACTGTAATATCTTTAAATGCTTTTGAAGCTTTGATTGTTTCGTACTCTTTTTCAAAAAGAATGTCATAAAAAAACTCAAATTCATCTTTGGTTAAACCAAAAAGTTCTACAGTAGATGAACTCTTTTTAACTGCTTTTGTTTCATAATAATCATCAATAACCTTTAAATATTTATCATATTCATCTACAAGAACAGCATTGTCTATAAAAACTATATCATCATCTTTAAACTTATACTCTTCTTCAAACTCTATCATTTTGTCCTGGAATGTTGGCAGTGTTCCTGTCAGGATTGGAGCTATATATTCATCCTCTTCTTTTGAACTGGCTTCTTTTAATATCTTAGCCTCGCCTTCTGTAATTTCTATCATACCACTAACTAATTTATCAATATCATCTATAGGGTTTTCTTCCATTGACACGTGATCTTTAACTTCAACACCTGTATCATCTATGATCATGATTTTTTGATTAGCAGCCACGGCCAGTTCATCAGGAATAGTTTCAATTTTAAATTGTGCATAATCTCTTATTAAATTTTTTGTATCAAATGAGTCACCAGTTTCTTTCGTAGTTACTGATGCAGGTACAAATTCTTTTTCTTCTTCTAACGTTATTATGTCTATATTCGTTTCATGGGAAGGTGGCTGTAGCTGGTCTTGAGGCTTTTCTTTTATTTCTGTATCTATTTTAGGTACTTCTTTTATTATTTCTTCGGTTACAGAAATTTCTTCCTGCTTCAAATCTATACTTTCTTCTTTTTGTATTATTTCCTCTTGTATGACTTTTGCGGGCTCAGCTTTTTTCTTTTCTTTATCAGGTTTAATGATAACCTCTTCTGAACGATCTCCATCAAGCGGCTTAACGTCAACTACTTCCTTTTTTTCTGGCTCATGTTTCTTTGGTGAAACTTTTACATCTGAAGTTACTTTTTCTTTCTTCTTTTCTTTTGACTTTTTTTCTTCTCCAGTAGTTTCAATTGGGATAAGATCATATTCATCAAGTTCTTCAATTAAATCTTCTTCTGAAAGAATTAAAATATCTTCACTTGCTATCTGTTCAGCTTCATCAAGATTAATAAATTGGAAATCTTCAATATCCTTTTCCTCTATTTTATTTCTAACTTCTGGAGGTATCTCAATAGTTAAAATATCTACTTCTGGTCGGTTAATTTTACCTTCATCACTAATTACATTATCTTCATCAACATATAAAGGTTTACTCGTTGCTTTTTCTGCTTCAAATTCATATCCGGAGGCTACTTCTTTTGATTCTTCCTTTTCTTTTTGTGCTAATTCTTCATCTTCAGAAAAATCTTCTATTACCAGTGCATCAATATTTTTATCATAATATATCTTGCCTTTTATTTCTCTGTTTTCTTCATCAAGGGTAGTATCAATATAACTATCTTTAACTAAGGATTCTTCTTTTTGGGATGTAGAGGAATGTAACGGTTCAGGGATGTCCTCAAACAACCTATCTTCCTTCTGAAGCTTGCTATGAACTTTAGTATGCTTGACTACTTTAATAGTATTAATAGCATCAACATGAGCAGTTATATCGATTATATCATCATCACCCTTCAGTATTTGCAAAGGTGGATTTTCATCTTCTATAATAAGCGTCGAAGTAGTAATATCCTGTAAGCCTGTAATCTCCTCCAGCTCACCCGAAACCTTTTCCTCTACAGGCATATCAATAACAACATCTTCCTCTGTTAAATCAATGACAGGTTCAGGTATGTCGGTAATTTCTTCCAGCTCACGTACTTTATGTTCTAATTCCTGACTCATATCCATTATGTTTTTTATAAACTATCTCATATTAATAATATATAATAATATTCATAAAAAATCTAATTGTGACAATAAATAAGGGAACTTTTAAAAACTGTTTTTGGGATGTTCCCTTATGAGCACCATATATAAGGCAAAACCGCTTTCTATTTTACAAATAATTTTGGAAGAAAGCAGTTTTTTCACAGGGCCCATAACCGCTGACATATTAATTAATCTGTAATAATTAATACTATTTTGTCAATAGTTATATACAACCCTTACTGTACAATATCGGTTAATTTTGTATTATTATTGAGTAGCCATGCAATCACTATATTTTTTCAAAAAATCGTTGCACTTTAATGTTATTAACTGGTACTATCTCACAATACACTATGTAAAAATAATTAAGGAGGAAATACTTTTATGAAGTTAACACACAAATTAATATGCATGGCGATAGCTCTGGTGATGTTGCCAACAGCATCATTTGCCATAGTTGATTTTGGCATGTATGGTGGCTATACCTTTGCAGGTAAGATAGACAGCCCTGATATCAGCAATGCCGACACAAATGGCTGGCAATATGGTTTTATTGGCCACCTCAATGGTTCAGTAATTCCGATGGTATTGAGCATGGGAATTGGTGGATTTTATCAAAAATCACCACTATCATATACAGTAGCTGGTAAGGATTTTGATCTTACAAAAACCATGTACGGAATTGATGCGATAGTCATGTTAGAACTGCCAATCCTTATCCATCCCTATGCCAGGGCTGGTATAGCAATCAATGAAAAAGTTGAAATTAAAACACCACTTGGAACATGGTCAGATGAAAAGAAATTTAATTCATACTACGGTGGTATAGGGGCTGCGTTTACTGTGTTTCCATTTGTCCAAATTTTTGGTGAGTATTTATATAATTACTCCAAGTTAGAAGATGATGGTAAGCTAAAAAGCAATTCCATAAACATTGGAGCACGATTAAATATATAAGAAAACTTCTAAAAACTTTTCTTTAGGGTGCTCTCTTGTGGGCACAATATATTCATAT
Coding sequences:
- a CDS encoding NUDIX hydrolase — protein: MDKWHIEKRDTVNKQRIFSIEKLLCYHPAKKVNHDFYILNNPDWVNIVTVDTSGNLVMVKQHRLGTDEYTIETVAGLIDPGEEPAKSAHRELLEETGYQAQEIVLLKKLAANPAIMNNYIHFYCALNAQKVQEQSLDLAEDIEILTLTPQQVLEYIQNGVINHSIIITALLLYFLSPYSTIPKDKLLLF
- a CDS encoding STAS domain-containing protein codes for the protein MFIETTKLDSILVVTPHEDIIRENSEDVERAIFTNVNKSTTDVILDCKHVQYINSFSLGTLVKIHQKLEENSRKLHFLNVAPSIKTLFKITRVLDYFSLIDSMDDVKNKK
- a CDS encoding tetratricopeptide repeat protein, coding for MLSKSILIALLCLVPLQSQFASSVCNEATALAKAKEYSKAKDLFFKAINLNPYYYCAHYGYGKACLYSGDINNAIKHLNIAVSLDATSARGWFYLGFAHFFAKNYVKANYCFKEAYRLDTGLVESLYNVAVIYEITGDTYKSKVYYDKYFFEKNKKDTGLLF
- the pdxA gene encoding 4-hydroxythreonine-4-phosphate dehydrogenase PdxA; its protein translation is MQIRKPRVAITIGDPAGIGPEVTLKALCDFETLPCLPLVICRVGVLQQYYNHLMPPWDILDFNQIQPDTVIQKPYFINIPSDAPIPKPSCGTELTGKESLAYIDAVITLWKLRLIDAIVTGPVNKSLIEKWVPFMGHTEYIAKQIHEDNPRMLMYSGKYNVMLVSTHVPVFKLKDVIDYNVLLHTIQICESSLTRIMKKKPKIALCGLDPHCGDDGAIGNFDKDVTAKVVKDAQAQGVIIEGPFSADTIFIPQRWAHYDCVIAHYHDQGLIPFKMLAFDEGVNITVGLSVIRTSVDHGTAFDIAGKDCADYSSMKKAIELACYLALKEG
- a CDS encoding polymer-forming cytoskeletal protein → MALAKSGGDVANNVIGENSYFSGKFLINGSLRIDGRFEGKYLQADQLYIGPNGKVKTNINAVSVIIEGLVIGNINATNRVLLMPTAKILGDIKTPELIIQNGVILEGRCTIANDLKISAKDLIENEYEKNKIIPEEFLAD
- a CDS encoding LysM peptidoglycan-binding domain-containing M23 family metallopeptidase, producing the protein MKFVKKYYLLHLFILLCLISLASGSAFAAIIPVINDLSRNNDTIALLRKDIRKTLYTIKSNRSVEELPELVMYKYKVKNNETFWEIVSVTNLDLDTIVSVNSLSAPSDIKKGLILYIPNMRGIIHEKSQNESYDAIALSYQIPVQYILKVNRIVSNEHKQYIFIPCGTLSDLDRSLFLGTAFVSPLTVGKLSSYFGVRKDPIDHAHKFHAGVDIACPINSPVYASRDGVVLYSGFLGGYGNLVIIKHSRDYFTLYGHLNKILVQKGAIVTAGQLIAKSGNTGRTTGPHLHFEIRKNSKPINPLLLLR
- a CDS encoding GAF domain-containing protein is translated as MKSIEPIEDELFILPDDNTPAKDKVATDTTKYDTVIMQEQELMLNSEPDYLGPEDEPDLESLQKSSIQETNEFKGKNFDNRQNGSPNFRIIESPEENKDSVHAMQEDDTTKQSLSTEYSIKPDKKFQDFVVLYEIGKEIVKAHSLNELYDAILFSVMGQIGSASATLLVLSVDDENSLIVADSRGITIKNKNIHFDIRKGLFNILMQSKGVVDIEQFKQETQYRDEYYQLIAIDARLFIPLRYDSKVFGALVLGDKITIGDYSEEEIDFIERISEFAAITYEKVHKMEQLENDIRKSVDDRKFWNDLDEYKQSLRKYPQKDHFNISAQSIMKANGFLSYAAYIKNNKDGSYSLLLTDEEDVLLLKEAANTIHGDTAFIDYIVSFNSAADLEDFDRNRAIREVFSESSIRKMTLFWINPFKVADELLGFFCVFRLRDYQRREIQFERFKVMTDFLLSHYLTLQLIESQYVNYSDIILPVFNRIDKELANVTRLTIPLTIILFTIKNLKRYYTIQGLEKTQELMNKIEAIIISRLSEGDFTARIDRNKFLIVLPGKNKKFAVPFANALKNEMVQQFSDKELQLLVTFLMAEYPEDGTDVYSLLDAID
- a CDS encoding outer membrane beta-barrel protein, with protein sequence MKLTHKLICMAIALVMLPTASFAIVDFGMYGGYTFAGKIDSPDISNADTNGWQYGFIGHLNGSVIPMVLSMGIGGFYQKSPLSYTVAGKDFDLTKTMYGIDAIVMLELPILIHPYARAGIAINEKVEIKTPLGTWSDEKKFNSYYGGIGAAFTVFPFVQIFGEYLYNYSKLEDDGKLKSNSINIGARLNI